One Hordeum vulgare subsp. vulgare chromosome 4H, MorexV3_pseudomolecules_assembly, whole genome shotgun sequence DNA window includes the following coding sequences:
- the LOC123450199 gene encoding mitogen-activated protein kinase kinase 9-like, translated as MAAARERRLPHLHLTLDAPTWAFRCPAPASVTVATLSTSAPRPDGEFRLIDFDRLSVLGRGNGGIVHKVSHRRTSALYALKIIHRGHPGADEEVDVVRRVDSPHIVRCHSVLPTASGDSALLLELMDGGSLDSLVRGGHGGFPEEALAEVAAQALSGLAYLRARRVVHRDIKPANLLVNSAGHVKIADFGIAEVVSRAGKYRAAYEGTAAYMSPERFDTERSLHGDGDEQDRVDPYAADVWGLGVTVLELLVGRYPLLPAGQKPSWAALMCAICFGELPTLLDSTASPELRGFVAACLQKDHRKRASVAELLVHPFVTGRDVAASRRALCQVIEQRSMPISTRV; from the coding sequence ATGGCGGCTGCAAGAGAAAGACGACTACCGCATCTTCACCTCACGCTCGACGCCCCCACGTGGGCCTTCCGGTGCCCCGCCCCGGCGTCGGTCACCGTGGCCACGCTGTCCACGTCGGCGCCTCGGCCGGACGGCGAGTTCCGCCTGATCGACTTCGACAGGCTCTCCGTCCTTGGGCGCGGGAACGGTGGAATCGTCCACAAGGTCTCGCACCGCCGCACGTCGGCGCTATACGCGCTCAAGATCATTCACCGTGGCCACCCCGGCGCCGATGAGGAGGTGGACGTCGTTCGCCGCGTCGACTCGCCGCACATCGTCCGGTGCCACTCCGTCCTCCCGACGGCGTCCGGCGACTCCGCCTTACTCCTCGAGCTAATGGATGGCGGCTCGCTCGACTCGCTCGTCCGCGGCGGCCATGGAGGCTTCCCGGAGGAGGCGCTGGCGGAGGTGGCTGCCCAGGCGTTGTCTGGCCTAGCATACCTCCGTGCACGCCGCGTCGTGCACCGGGACATCAAGCCGGCGAACCTTCTGGTCAACAGTGCCGGACATGTCAAGATCGCCGACTTCGGCATAGCCGAGGTCGTCTCCCGCGCCGGAAAATACCGCGCGGCCTACGAGGGCACCGCCGCGTACATGAGCCCCGAGCGCTTTGACACGGAGCGGTCGTTGcatggcgacggcgacgagcAGGACCGCGTCGACCCCTACGCCGCGGACGTGTGGGGGCTGGGGGTGACCGTCTTGGAGCTCCTTGTCGGTCGGTACCCGCTGCTCCCGGCCGGCCAGAAGCCAAGCTGGGCGGCGCTCATGTGCGCCATCTGCTTCGGCGAGCTGCCGACACTTCTTGACAGCACGGCGTCGCCGGAGCTCCGGGGTTTCGTGGCCGCTTGCCTGCAGAAGGACCACCGGAAGCGTGCGTCCGTGGCGGAGCTGCTGGTGCACCCGTTCGTCACCGGGAGGGACGTAGCGGCGTCCAGACGGGCGCTATGCCAGGTGATCGAGCAGCGATCGATGCCGATAAGCACGCGCGTGTAA
- the LOC123447504 gene encoding binding partner of ACD11 1-like has translation MEVRTVKVGNISLSASKREITEFFSFSGDIEYVEMQSETDWSQLAYVTFKDSQGADTAVLLSGATIVDLHVIITPVENYQLPPEARKQLLGENSPSAESAVRKAEDVVSSMMAKGFVLSKDALNMARSFDERHNIMSTATATVVSLDHQYGLSEKISLGRAVVGSKVKEVDERYQVSELTRSALAAAEQKASVAGSALMGNQYVSAGASWLTSAFGMVTKAAGDMGSMAKDKVDRAEEERKAIMWEERNGLVSEYAKIHLDDHSSWEPAVLPVESVDEQKLQAV, from the exons ATGGAG GTGAGGACAGTAAAAGTTGGCAATATTTCATTGAGTGCCTCAAAAAGGGAGATCACAGAGTTCTTCTCTTTCTCTGGTGATATAGAATATGTTGAAATGCAAAg CGAAACTGATTGGTCACAACTTGCGTACGTCACATTTAAGGACTCACAAGGAGCAGACACTGCTGTGCTTCTCTCA GGGGCAACGAttgttgatcttcatgtcatcatAACTCCAGTTGAGAACTATCAGTTGCCTCCTGAAGCCCGCAAACAATTACTG GGAGAAAATTCTCCCTCTGCTGAATCTGCAGTCAGGAAGGCGGAGGATGTTGTGAGCAGCATGATGGCCAAGGGTTTTGTGCTCAGCAAGGACGCACTCAACATGGCAAGGTCTTTCGACGAGCGTCACAACATCATGTCCACTGCCACCGCCACCGTCGTGTCTCTAGACCACCAGTACGGGCTGAGCGAGAAGATCAGCCTGGGCCGGGCGGTCGTCGGCAGCAAGGTCAAGGAGGTGGACGAGCGGTACCAGGTGTCGGAGCTCACGAggtctgccctggccgccgccgagCAGAAGGCGAGCGTCGCGGGCTCGGCCCTCATGGGCAACCAGTACGTCTCGGCCGGCGCCTCCTGGCTGACCAGCGCGTTCGGCATGGTGACCAAGGCGGCGGGCGACATGGGCTCCATGGCCAAGGACAAGGTGGACAGGgccgaggaggagaggaaggccaTCATGTGGGAGGAGAGGAACGGGCTGGTGAGCGAGTACGCCAAGATCCATCTTGATGATCACTCCTCCTGGGAGCCCGCGGTCCTTCCCGTGGAATCGGTGGACGAGCAGAAGCTCCAGGCCGTGTGA